A genomic segment from Gracilinanus agilis isolate LMUSP501 chromosome 1, AgileGrace, whole genome shotgun sequence encodes:
- the LOC123232192 gene encoding olfactory receptor 1361-like produces the protein MEERNHSTISEFILLGLSNQPEQERLLFFLFLVMYLITVLWNLLIILAIKTDSHLHTPMYFFLSNLSFIDICFTTSTVPKMLVNHISGNKTISYTGCLTQVFFFSWFAGLDSIILASMAYDRYVAICAPLHYTMIMTPKFCAHLVAVCWFWACIDALIHTVSLTRLSFCDHNEIPHFFCDLSVVIRLACSDTFFNDLMVYTVGGLTAVIPFIGILISYTRIFVAVLKIPSAHGKQKAFNTCGSHLAVVCLFYGTIIGVYFNPTSTHTAQKDTASAVMYTVVTPMLNPFIYSLRNSDMKGALKMLFTGKPGLSL, from the coding sequence AtggaagaaagaaatcattctaCAATCTCTGAGTTCATCCTCTTGGGTCTTTCTAACCAGCCAGAACAGGAGAggcttctgtttttccttttcttagttaTGTATCTCATCACAGTGCTGTGGAACCTGCTCATCATTCTGGCTATTAAAACTGACTCCCACCTCCACACGCCCATGTATTTCTTCCTTAGCAATTTGTCTTTTATTGACATCTGCTTCACAACCAGCACTGTCCCCAAGATGTTGGTTAATCACATATCTGGGAATAAGACAATTTCTTACACTGGGTGCTTGACACAAGTGTTCTTCTTCAGTTGGTTTGCAGGGTTAGATAGTATCATCCTTGCCTCCATGGCGTATGACCGCTATGTAGCTATCTGTGCCCCATTACATTATACAATGATTATGACCCCAAAATTCTGTGCCCATCTAGTAGCAGTGTGCTGGTTTTGGGCTTGTATTGATGCCCTCATTCACACTGTCTCCTTAACCCGACTTTCATTCTGTGACCACAATGAAATACCTCATTTCTTCTGTGATCTCAGTGTGGTGATAAGGTTGGCATGCTCAGACACCTTCTTCAATGACTTGATGGTCTACACAGTAGGAGGACTGACAGCAGTCATCCCCTTTATTGGCATCCTCATCTCCTATACTCGAATTTTTGTGGCTGTCCTAAAGATACCATCAGCTCATGGGAAACAGAAAGCTTTTAACACTTGTGGCTCCCACCTTGCTGTGGTCTGTCTTTTCTATGGGACAATCATTGGAGTATATTTCAACCCCACATCCACTCACACAGCCCAAAAGGATACAGCATCAGCTGTGATGTACACGGTGGTCACCCCCATGCTGAACCCTTTCATCTACAGCCTGAGGAACAGTGATATGAAAGGAGCCCTGAAGATGCTCTTCACCGGGAAACCTGGCCTTTCTCTATGA
- the LOC123243448 gene encoding olfactory receptor 1361-like: protein MEGGNQSRISEFILLGLSDQPEEERLLFLAFLFMYLITGLGNLLIILAIRTDSHLHTPMYFFLSNLSLVDICFTSTTVPKMLANHVSGNKKISYSGCLTQVLFFIWFAGIDSFLLTVMAYDRYVAICAPLHYSTVMTPRICALLLAGSWFSTYVNALTHTVLLTRLSYCGHNEIPHFFCDLSPLLKLACSDTFINDLMVYTVGVLLIITPFIGILISYTRIFMAVLRIPSAGGKKKAFSTCGSHLAVVSLFYGTLIGVYFSPTSTHTAQQDTASAVMYTVVTPMLNPFIYSLRNSDMKGALKMLFTGKPGLTL, encoded by the coding sequence ATGGAAGGAGGAAATCAGTCTAGAATCTCCGAGTTCATCCTCCTGGGCCTTTCAGACCAGCCAGAAGAGGAGAGGCTCCTCTTTCTGGCATTTCTATTTATGTACCTGATCACAGGGCTGGGGAACCTGCTCATCATACTGGCCATTAGAACTGACTCTCACCTCCACACTCCTATGTACTTCTTCCTTAGCAACTTATCCCTGGTCGACATCTGCTTCACATCTACCACTGTACCCAAAATGCTAGCAAATCATGTATCTGGGAATAAGAAGATTTCCTACTCTGGGTGCCTGACGCAAGTGCTCTTCTTCATTTGGTTTGCTGGAATAGACAGTTTCCTCCTTACTGTCATGGCTTATGACCGCTATGTGGCTATCTGTGCCCCGTTACACTACAGCACAGTCATGACCCCAAGGATCTGTGCCCTTCTACTTGCAGGATCTTGGTTTTCAACCTATGTTAATGCTCTAACACACACCGTCCTGCTGACCCGACTCTCGTACTGTGGCCACAACGAAATCCCTCACTTCTTCTGTGACCTCAGTCCCCTGCTGAAGTTGGCCTGCTCAGATACCTTCATCAATGACTTGATGGTCTATACAGTGGGAGTACTGCTAATCATCACCCCATTCATTGGCATCCTGATCTCCTACACTCGAATTTTCATGGCCGTGCTGAGGATCCCTTCTGCGGGTGGAAAGAAGAAAGCTTTCTCTACTTGTGGTTCCCACCTTGCTGTGGTGTCTCTGTTCTATGGAACACTTATTGGAGTGTACTTCAGTCCCACATCCACCCATACAGCCCAACAGGACACAGCATCAGCTGTGATGTACACGGTGGTTACGCCTATGCTGAACCCATTCATCTACAGCCTGAGGAACAGTGATATGAAAGGAGCCCTGAAGATGCTCTTCACCGGGAAACCTGGCCTTACTCTTTGA